CCCTCTTCCCTTCCCTGGCCAACAGTATCTTATCCAAcccccctcttcccttccctgttCCTTACAAGTATCTTATCCAACCTCCTTCCCTGTCCCCAGTATCTTATCCATCTTCCCTTCCCTGTCCTACAGCATCTTATCCAACCCCTCTTCCCTTTCCTGTCCAACAGTATCTTATCCAACCCCTTTCCTTCCCCATCTATCCAACCTCCTTTCCCTGTCCTACAGTATCTTATCCAACGTCCTTTTCCTGTCCTACAGTATCTTATCcaacctccctcccctgtcccagtaTCTTATCCATCCCCTCCCCTTTCCGTCCACAGTATCTTATCCAACCCCTCCCCTTTCCTGTCCTACAGTATCTTATCCATCCCCTTTCCTGTCATACAGCATCTTATccaacccccttcccttccctgttCTACAGTATCTTATCCATCCCCTCCCCTTTCCTGTCCTACAGCATCTTATCCAACCCCTCTTCCCTTTCCTGTCCTACAGTATCTTATCCAACCCCCTTTCCTGTCCTACAGCATCTTATCCAACCCCCTTACCCTGTCCTACAGTATCTTATCCAACCTCCTTTCCCTGTCCTACAGTATCTTATCCAACCTCCTTCCCCTGTCCTCAGTATCttatccatccctcctttcctgtcCTACAGTATCTTATCCaacccctcttccccttcctgtCCTACAGTATCTTATCCATCCCCTTTCCTGTCATACAGCATCTTATCCAATCCCCCTTCCCTGTTCTACAGTATCGTATCCATCCCCCCCCTTTCCTGTCATACAGCATCTTATCaatcccccttccttcccttccctgttCTACAGTATCTTATCCATCCCAGTATCTTATCCATCCCCCTTTCCTGTCCTACAGCATCTTATCCAAATGTCCTACAGCATCTTATTACCCTGTCCTACAGTATCTTATCCAACCTCCTTTCCCTGTCCTACAGTATCTTATCCAACCTCCTTTCCCTGTCCTACAGTATCTTATCCAACCCCTCTTTCCTGTCCCTTTCCAACCCTCTTCCCCTTCCTGTCCTACAGTATCTTATCCATCCCCTTTCCTGTCATACAGCATCTTATCcaatccccttcccttccctgttCTACAGTATCTTATCCATCCCCTCCCCTTTCCTGTCATACAGCATCTTATCCaatcccccttccttcccttccctgttcccttccccctcccctttcctGTCCTACAGTATCTTATCCATCCCCACTTTCCTGTCATACAGCATCTTATCCAACCCCCTCCCCTTTCATGTCCTACAGCATCTTATCCAACCCCTCTTCCCTTTCCTGTCCTATAGCATCTTATCCAAAACCCCTTCCCtttcctacagcatcttatccatccccctccctttccTGTCCTACAGCATCTTATCCAACCCCTCTTTCCTTTCCTGTCCTATAGCATCTTATCCAACCCCTCTTCCCTTTCCTGTCCTACAGCATCTTATCCAACCCCTCTTCCCTTTCCTGTCCTACAGCATCTTATCCAACCCCCTCCCCTTTCCTGTCCTACAGCATCTTATCCAACCCCTCTTCCCTTTCCTGTCCTATAGCATCTTATCCAACCCCTCTTCCCTTTCCTGTCATACAGCATCTTATCcaatcccccttccctttcctgtcatacagcatcttatccaacccccttccctttcctgttctacagcatcttatccaacccccttccctttcctgtcctacagcatcttatccaacccccttccctttcctgtcAGCATCTTATCCAAGCATCTTATCTTATCcaatcccccttccctttcctgtcCTACAGCATCTTATCCAATCCCCCCCCTTTCCTGTCCCAGCATCTTTCcaacccctcttcctttcctgtccTATAGCATCTTATTCAACCCCTCTTCCCTTTCCTGTCATACAGCATCTTATCcaacccccttccctttcctgtcATATAGCATCTTATCcaacccccttccctttcctgttCTACAGCATCTTATCCAACCCTTCTTTCCTGTTCTACAGCATCTTATCCAACCCCCCTTCCCTTTCTGTTCTGCATCTTATCcaatcccccttccctttcctgttCTACAGCATCTTATCCAatccccccttccctttcctgttctacagcatcttatccaacccccttccctttcctgttCTACAGCATCTTATCcaatcccccttccctttcctgtcCTACAGCATCTTATCcaatcccccttccctttcctgtcCTACAGCATCTTATCCAACCCCTCTTCCCTTTCCTGTCCTATAGCATCTTATTCAACCCCTCTTCCCTTTCCTGTCAACAGCATCTTATCcaacccccttccctttcctgtcATATAGCATCTTATCcaacccccttccctttcctgttctacagcatcttatccaacccccttccctttcctgttCTACAGCATCTTATCcaatcccccttccctttcctgttCTACAGCATCTTATCcaatcccccttccctttcctgttCTACAGCATCTTATcaatcccccttccctttcctgttCTACAGCATCTTATCcaatcccccttccctttcctgttCTACAGCATCTTATCcaatcccccttccctttcctgttCTACAGTcaacccccttccctttcctgttctacagcatcttatccaacccccttccctttcctgttctacagcatcttatccaacccccttccctttcctgttctacagcatcttatccaacccccttccctttcctgttCTACAGCATCTTATCcaatcccccttccctttcctttcctataGCGTCTTATTCAAACCCCCTTCTCATTcaaatcaagttttattagtcaaatgccccgaatacaacaggtatatagaccttacagtgaaatgcttatataCTAGTCcctacccaacaatgcagttaaaattttaaaaagtaacaagaaattaaagagcagcagtaaaatagcaatagcgagactgtaccagtacccccctgtatatagagtcaatgtgcggggcaccggttagtcaaggtaattgaggtaatatgtacatgtaggtagagttattaaagtgactctgcataaatgacaacaacagagagtagcagcggtgtaaaaggggggggggatGAAAATAGTCTAGTTAGCCATTTGatgagatgttcaggagtcttatggcttgggggtagaagctgtttagaagcctattggacctagacttggcgctccggtaccgcttgccgtgtggtagcagggagaacagtctatgaccatgggtgactggagtctttgacaatttttagggccttcctctgacacctggcatataggtcctggatggcaggaagcttggcccagtgatgtactgggctgtacacactaccctctgtagtgccttgcggtcggaggccgagcagttgccataccaggcagtgatgcaacaagtcaggatgctctcgattgtgcagctgtagaacctttttgaagatctgaggacccatgccaaaacttttcagtctcctgagcgggaataggctttgtcatgccctcttcatgactgtcttggtatacttggaccatgttagtttgttgttgatgtggacaccaaggaacttgaagctctcaacctgctccgctACAGCCCcgccgatgagaatgggggcgtgctcggtcctctttttcctgtagtccacaatcatctcctttgtcttgatcacgttgagggagagagaggttgttgtcctggcaccacacggccatgtctctgacctcctccctataggctgtctcgttgttgtcagtgatcaggcctaccactgttgtcatcggcaaatttaatgatggtgttggagtcgtgcctggccatgcagtcatgagtgaacagggagtacaggaggggactgagcacgcacccctgaggggcccctgtgttgaggatcagcatggcggatgtgttgttacctacccttaccacccgtcaggatgtccaggatccagttgcagagggaggtgtttagtcccagggcccttagcttagtgatgagctttgagggcactatggtgttgaacgctgaactgtagtcaatgaatagcattctcacataggtgttccttttgtccaggtgggaaagtgcagtgtggagtgcaaaagagattgcatcctctgtgaatctgttggggcggtatgcaaattggagtgggtctagggtttctgggataatggtgttgatgtgaggcatgaccagcctttcaaagcacttcatggctacagacttgagtgctacgggtcggtagtcatttaggcaggttaccttagtgttcttgggcacaggcactatggttttctgctgaaaacatgttggtattacagactcggacagggagaggatgaaaatgtcagtgaagacatttgctagttggtcagcgcatgcacgcagtacatgtcctggtaatccatctggccctgcggccttgtgtatgttgacctgttttaatgTCTTTTCTCACATCatgagcgtgatcacacagtcttccggaacagctggtgctctcatgcatgtttcagggTTATTTTCCTCGAAGCGGGCAtataagtagtttagctcatctggtaggctcgtgtcactgggtagcccccagctgtgcttccctttgatgagcgtcagagccggtgtagtatgatccgatcttagtcctgtattgacgctttgcctgcttgatggttcgtcggagggcatagcaggatttcttataagcttccgggttataCAGTCCCGTtcctctagcctttagctcagtgtggatgttgcctgtaatccatggcttctggttggggtatgtacatacggtcactgtgggggcgacatcatcgatgcacttattgatgaaaccaATGGCTGATGTGGTGTacacctcaatgccatcggaggaatcctggaacatattccagtctgtgctagcagaaCACtcatgtagcttagcatctgcttgtaagcaggaatcaggaggatagaattatggtcagatttgccaaatggagggcgagctttgtatgcatctctgtgtgtggagtaaaggtggtccaaaATTTTTCccactctggttgcacatttaacatgctgatagaaacaTGCTGATAAAAaagacagatttaagtttccccgcattaaagtccccggccactaggagcgacgcctctgggtgagcgttttcttgtttgcttatggcgaaTACAGCTAATTtattgcggtcttagtgccagcatcagtctgtggtgttATGTAGagagctacgaaaaatacagatgaaaactctctaggtagatggtgtggtctacagctgatcatgagatactttacctcaggcgagcaaaaccttgagacttccttagatatcgtgaaccagctgttatttacaaaaatacatagtccgccgccccttgtcttaccagacgcggctgttctatcctgccgatacagcgtaTATCCAGcgagctgtatgttgataatgtgtTCGCTCAGCCACGACTCCATGAAGCAAAGCTATTACAGTtctgaatgtcccgttggtagtttaatcttccgcataGGTGatctattttattttccaaagattgcacgtttgctagcagaatggaaggcagtgggggtttattcgatcgcctactaattctcagaaggcagcccaccctccggcccctttttctcagccttctcttcacgcaaatgacagggatctgggcctgttcccgggaaagcagtatgtcattcacgtcggactcgttaaagaaaaaaaatctgtctgccggttcgtggtgagtaatcgcagttctgatgtccagaagttattttcggtcataagagatggtagtagcaacattatgtacaaaataagtaaaaaaataagttacaaacaacgcaaagaaacaaacaaaaacacaattgGATAGAAACACGTAAAATgtcagccttcttctccggcgtCATCTTAACTCCTTTCCTATAGCATCTTATTCAAACCCCCCTTCCCTTTCTTTAGTCATAGatgcaccccaaatggcaccctattccctacatggtgcactacttttgaccagggccatagtggactatgaagggaatagggtgccatttgggagacacaCAGATGGTCGGAGCATCTGACGTGCACCTGACCCAACAGCTGAACACGCTGTTCACCCATTTCTGCAGGGCAATCTTTATCTCTGGCAGCTAGTTAGTCTAATGATGGTTGATGTATACAGTAGTAATGATGGTTGATGTATACAGTAGTAATGATGATCGGGATGTCAGCTGGCCTACTGGAGGTAGAACATTATAGATGTGAGAAATGATAGGGCCTCTATGCACTATGGAAAAGTGTTTTCAAAAGGGCACCAGTTTGATCAAGATTGGCAGAACTACCGTTATTTCCTGTATATTGCTCTATTTTTGACTGGTCAAAGGTagttgggccctggtcaaaagtagtgcactacatagtggatagggtacaatttgggacACAGTGTGGTTGTGAGAGTCCCTGTTACTTCCCCAGGTTAGAAGCCAGACCAGAGCTGCTCACCTGGCCTTTAGCAGAGAATCTAGATGTTACCTAGTGAAGACAATGGAGGAGGCAGTCATGCAGGAGGCAGCAGCAGACACAAGACGTCTCATCTGGTCCATTAACACCATGTCTGTTTCCTGACTATTACCATTGAGATTACGCTACATTAAAAGACCCAGAGGAGATCCTGAGCACTGAGGCGTACACCACGCTgcttggtgcgtgtgtgtgtgtgtgtgtgtgtgtttaggttgaCCTAGGGAACAGGCCTATGGGGGGTTGTTGCGGTGGGGGAAGGGAGGGGCTGGATTAGTTAGAGTGCACCACAGTTATTGGTCACTAGACACAAACAATGGGAGGACTAAAGAGGATTTGGTCTCTGtggtcccccctcccctcctctcctccccataccCCTGCTGTCCCTATAGCGAtggttcactgtgtgtgtgtcaggcaccCTCTGGGGTAAggacagccgtgtgtgtgtgcagctggaAGATCTGCCATCCTGTCTAGCGAAGTGTCTCCCTGCCCCCCACTGTATGGCAGACCTAGACATTTTAATGAACTACTAGCCTAGATGTTGAGCAATGACAACAACTAGCAGCATCAGACTAGCCTAGATGTTGAGCAATGACAACAACTAGCAGCATCAGACTAGCCTAGATGCTAACAGTGGGCTAAGTAGATGCAATCTCTGTTAACACTGTATGGAGGGCTACTAGACATATGATGATGAACTGCTATGATCTAACACAAGTACGTTGATGCTGCTGCAACTCTTTCAATGACAGCCTCACAACTGCAAGACAAGTTCACACAGTGAAGTGAACACAGTAACTGGCCATTTACTTCTCAGAAGCTCTGCATGTCCTGTGAATTTCTAAACCAATTTAGTGATGCATTGTCATGCAATGTTACATTGGGACATCTTGGCCCACCGTATGAAGCCGGCGGGGCCACAGCGGACGGATGAAAGAGCCGTGTTGGGTTAGTGCTGAGGATGATACTGACTGGAGCTGTACTAATAGACTTCTAGGCTGCTACGGAGCAGAAAGACTCCATTGTGTGTGTTTCTAATGAGCCTCTGGTAGACACAAACTGTCGTGAGCTGCCTGTCTCTCAAGAGgtcctcccagacacacacacacacactcattcaacaaGAGGTGCCATTGTGGAGTGGGATACACTCATAACTCCATATGAAAAAGTGTTTGTGGCATATTTGATCGAGTACTCCAGTCTGAGAAAACGTAGTAGTAGCTCATGCTATAGAATGCCATCAGTGCATCACTGTTGACTGTCCATAATCATGTCTTGCTTGTGTGTATGTTGCTGTGCATCATCCAACATGACAACACACAAAGCTTTCTCTTTCCTATAACTGACTCCTCCATGTCATGTTCTGCAGTGTGTACCATGACAACAGAGGCTAGCGCGGTGGGCGAGGCGGACACAGAGGGCAAGCCGAAGCCCAGTGtagcagaggcagagagaagaccGGAGACCAAGCAGAGCTCGGAGGCAGAGATACAACTGGAGAACAAGCAGAGCCCAGAgccagaaacagagagagaaccggAGAACAAGCAGAGCCCAGAGGCAGCGGAGCCAGATAGGGAGAAGCCCAGCCAGAAGACCCAGGAGCAGGCCTCACAGCCTGGCTCCACAGAGACCCCATCTTCACCACCACCACTGAGGAGGAGCAGCTAGTGAAGCCCCGCCAGCGCACCTCAGCCAGCCGGGGCCTCTCacgcctcttctcctccttcctcagcGGCGCTCGCAGTGCTCAGACGTAGAGTGGGCTGAGGTCGAGAAGGCGGAGAAGGACAGGAAAGAGAAGGCAGAGGCTGGAACAAAGGAGGAAAAGTTAGAGCAGGCcaagggggaggagaagaaagaggcagaggaaaggggggagaagaaagaggaggaagaagcaGCAAAGAAATcaaagaagaaagaggaggaagaagcaGCAAAGAAAGcagagaagaagcagaagaaagaagaggaagaagcagCAAAGAAAGAGGCagtgaagaagaagaaagaagagaaagaggcagCAAAGaaagcagagaagaagaagaaagaggaagaagaggcaGCAAAGaaagcagagaagaagaagaaagaggaggaagaagcaGCAAGGAAAGcgaagaagaaagaggaggaagaggcagcaaagaaagcagagaagaagaaaaaagaagaGGAAGGGGTAACGAAGAAAGAGGCAGAGCAGCAGAatcaagaggaagaggaagaggcagcaaagaaaaaggaggaggagaagaagaaagaggaagaagaggcagcaaagaaagaggaggagaagaagaagaaagagggagaggcagcaaAGAAAGcagagaagaaggagggagaggcagcaaagaaagaggagaagaagaaagaggagggagaggcagcaaagaaagcagaggagaagaaagaggaggaagaggcagcaaagaaagcagagaagaagaagaaagaggaggaagaggcagcAAAGAAAGCAGAGAcgaagaagaaagaggaggaagaggaagcaaACAAAGCAGAGAAGAGGAAAGACGAAGAGGAGTCAGCAAAGAaagcagagaagaagaaagaggaggaaggggcagcaaagaaagaggagaagaagaaaggggAGGAAAAGACAACGAAAAAAACGCAAAAggggaagaagaaagagaaagaaaataaagaggaggagaaggggaagaagaACGAGGCGAATAAAGAGGTAAAGAAGAACGAGGAGAATAAAGAGTTAAAGAAGAAAAAACGGAAGGGCAAAAAGAAAGCAGGGGAGGAGCACAAAGCAGGGGAGCAGTCCACAACAGAGGTGCAGGTGAAAGCCCCCATCGCAGCCCCGGAGCCAGAGCTCAGAGCAGAGGCGGAGGGGGAGGCTGAACCGGAGAGGCAGGAGGAGCCGGTAGAGGCCCAGGACCATCACTCCATCAGCAGTGCAGAGACACAGGTGAGTGAGGGAGACAATGAACTTCTCACCTAGGGCATGGGTGCACAACTCTGTTCCTTGGGGAAAGCTATcctgctgttttttttgttgttctgaTTTAGATTGTGGGAGACAGCTTTTGCAGtgcgcaaaaaaacaaaaatgcagAATTATCAtacctacactgaacaaaaatataaacgcaacatgtgaagtgttggtcccatgtttcatgagctgaaataaaaactcccagaaatgttccatatgcacaaaatgcttattttcTCTCAAATGGTATGCACAAATTGGTTTTACATCCCTGatcgtgagcatttctcctttgtcaagataattaatccacctgacaggtgtggtataatcaagaagttgattaaagagcatgatcattacacaggtgcaccttgtgctagggacaat
This region of Oncorhynchus tshawytscha isolate Ot180627B unplaced genomic scaffold, Otsh_v2.0 Un_contig_19644_pilon_pilon, whole genome shotgun sequence genomic DNA includes:
- the LOC121842782 gene encoding protein 4.1-like, giving the protein MLHWDILAHRMKPAGPQRTDERAVLVCTMTTEASAVGEADTEGKPKPSVAEAERRPETKQSSEAEIQLENKQSPEPETEREPENKQSPEAAEPDREKPSQKTQEQRRSQCSDVEWAEVEKAEKDRKEKAEAGTKEEKLEQAKGEEKKEEEAAKKAETKKKEEEEEANKAEKRKDEEESAKKAEKKKEEEGAAKKEEKKKGEEKTTKKTQKGKKKEKENKEEEKGKKNEANKEVKKNEENKELKKKKRKGKKKAGEEHKAGEQSTTEVQVKAPIAAPEPELRAEAEGEAEPERQEEPVEAQDHHSISSAETQPAQAEQKVNAEVEKEGDEKEAGVEEKEKKEETEEEPAEQMEEEEGEANGGEGENTNGEDKMALAEEAKPSKRPRIMQCKVTLLDDTLFECELGKHATGSDLFVKVCDHLNLLERDYCGLAVWDTPTSRTWLDASKEIRKQVADYTYEFTFNVKFYPPDPAQLTEDLTRYYLCLQLRKDILSGLLPCSFVTLAMLGSYTAQSELGEYDPEVHGSHYTKELRLAPGQGKELEDKVMELHRTYR